In one window of Helianthus annuus cultivar XRQ/B chromosome 17, HanXRQr2.0-SUNRISE, whole genome shotgun sequence DNA:
- the LOC110920914 gene encoding organ-specific protein S2, producing MEASLAFLFLLSFVMSATNIDARPHPQDYWHDSFVQKGSSVSPQPIEKSHCHTLSKALNHISPVPNDNNNDFEPRPNISVYDNDTDLKGKKNVDEEFEPRPNISVYDNDTDLKGKKNVDEEFEPRPNISVYDNDTDLKGKKNVDEEFEPRPNISVYDNDTDLKGKKNVGEEFEPRPNISVYDTDTNLKGQRNVDEEFEPRPNISVYDNDTSLKGKVTLSKEFEPRPNISVYEG from the exons ATGGAGGCATCACTTGCTTTCTTGTTTCTCCTTTCGTTTGTTATG AGTGCTACAAACATTGATGCTAGACCACACCCTCAAGATTATTGGCATGACTCATTTGTTCAAAAGGGTTCCTCGGTGTCACCTCAACCCATAGAGAAAAGCCATTGCCACACGTTATCAAAGGCTCTTAACCACATATCGCCAGTCCCAAATGACAACAACAACGATTTTGAACCAAGACCAAACATCTCAGTTTATGATAATGATACAGATTTAAAAGGTAAAAAGAACGTTGATGAAGAGTTTGAGCCAAGGCCAAACATATCTGTTTATGATAATGATACAGATTTAAAAGGTAAAAAGAACGTTGATGAAGAGTTTGAGCCAAGGCCAAACATCTCAGTTTATGATAATGATACAGATTTAAAAGGTAAAAAGAATGTTGATGAAGAGTTTGAACCAAGACCAAACATCTCAGTTTATGATAATGATACAGATTTAAAAGGTAAAAAGAACGTTGGTGAAGAGTTTGAGCCAAGGCCAAACATTTCGGTTTACGATACCGATACAAATCTAAAAGGACAAAGGAACGTTGATGAAGAGTTTGAGCCAAGACCAAACATATCTGTTTATGATAATGATACAAGCCTAAAAGGCAAAGTAACACTCAGTAAAGAATTTGAACCGAGGCCAAACATATCAGTTTATGAGGGTTAA
- the LOC110924574 gene encoding uncharacterized protein LOC110924574, producing MEAPGKVHMRLDPASTTHPEESSVEKKVEKQPTKVQPSPVIDYSRLPFPALAKQQKYAQEYGKFLEMFTQLKINLPFIEALQSMPKYAKFLKDLLKRKERIGELSNIPLTGGCSAVVLNKLPEKLTDPGTFTIPCFFGGAVTPAHALADLGAGINMMPFLLYERLGLGGLTPTRMSLSLADRSVKYPRGIVENLLVKVDKFVFPVDFVVLDMEADERVPIILGRPFLRTTKAIIDVFDGKISLRAGDEIVTFEIDIAMQHPGGRDDDSGPCHSDLVGEGVVDEHDEEKVEEVEEEQLDKDDELCVPEPLELDAISDESTPVGIPPPLELKVLPSHLEYAFLGEKPDMPVIISSKLTEEEKGRLIEVLREHSDAIAWRLSDIKGISPTFCTHRILMEDVYKPVV from the coding sequence atggaggctccaggcaaggTGCACATGAGGCTAGACCCAGCAAGTACCACACACCCCGAGGAGTCATCAGTAGAGAAGAAAGTGGAGAAGCAGCCGACGAAGGTTCAGCCATCACCAGTGATTGATTATTCTCGCCTTCCGTTTCCCGCCCTCGCTAAGCAGCAGAAGTATGCTCAGGAATACGGGAAATTCCTTGAGATGTTCACGCAGTTGAAAATCAATCTTCCGTTTATCGAGGCGCTTCAATCTATGCCTAAGTATGCTAAATTTCTCAAAGATCTTTTGAAGCGCAAGGAGAGGATTGGTGAGCTTTCGAATATTCCATTGACAGGAGGTTGTTCCGCGGTAGTCTTGAATAAGCTGCCAGAGAAATTAACCGATCCTGGTActttcacgattccatgtttcTTTGGGGGAGCCGTTACCCCCGCTCACGCTCTAGCCGATTTAGGGGCCGGCATCAATATGATGCCGTTTTTGTTGTACGAGAGGCTTGGTTTAGGAGGGTTGACGCCCACGCGTATGTCGTTGTCCTTGGCTGACCGATCAGTCAAGTATCCTCGTGGGATAGTGGAGAATTTGTTGGTCAAGGTTGATAAGTTCGTATTTCCGGTAGATTTCGTTGTGCTTGATATGGAGGCTGATGAGAGAGTTCCTATTATTCTGGGCCGTCCATTCCTTAGAACCACCAAGGCGATTATCGACGTCTTTGACGGTAAGATTTCTCTTCGAGCGGGTGACGAGATTGTCACATTCGAGATTGACATAGCGATGCAGCATCCAGGAGGTCGAGATGATGATAGCGGGCCGTGTCATTCTGATTTAGTAGGCGAGGGAGTTGTTGACGAGCATGATGAAGAGAAGGTTGAAGAAGTTGAGGAGGAGCAGTTAGATAAGGATGATGAGTTGTGTGTTCCTGAGCCGTTGGAGCTCGACGCGATTAGTGATGAGAGTACTCCTGTAGGGATTCCACCGCCTTTAGAACTTAAGGTTCTTCCATCACATCTCGAGTACGCATTTCTAGGAGAGAAGCCGGATATGCCCGTCATCATATCTTCGAAATTGACAGAGGAGGAGAAAGGGAGGTTGATTGAGGTGCTGAGAGAGCACAGTGATGCGATTGCCTGGAGGCTATCtgatatcaagggcatcagccCTACTTTTTGCACGCATCGCATTCTGATGGAGGATGTTTACAAGCCTGTAGTGTAG